One Fusarium poae strain DAOMC 252244 chromosome 4, whole genome shotgun sequence DNA window includes the following coding sequences:
- a CDS encoding hypothetical protein (BUSCO:672at5125~CAZy:GH133): MSPPHTMTSNEVYLLPLNDDGSPQVQGEYIYLAPRSQEPVTVRFAIEGTSSICRHGSLWVNIPDEGVEFRRDHFREFKLTPDFNRTLEISIPIHQPGAYAFYTTYAELPDLKNKLETSSEQKDNLKKTPLYYIDVAPRLKLDGRPLPLPALSIFSVISKFMGKYPNDWERHLHGISDRGYNMIHFTPLQVRGISNSPYSLYDQLGWDPACFPAGEEDVQKMVDSLERNHSLLSLTDIVLNHTANNTKWLEEHPEAGYNLITAPWLESAYQLDTSLLELSDNLAKLGLPTEVKSTDDLLLIMNAIKTEVLAKIRLWEYYALDVDRDADEAVKAFSQGRKYSSEDSADFEKKLDNAKSASVKEQVDFFREVGLAGTDRMGERFRRRVKPDVAASFLAGSSDENAARAKIVEILNILNVDFYKEYDAEVDDILQQIFNRIKYVRLDEHGPKLGKINEENPLIEPYFTRLPKNDTTNKLKPEEMALVNNGWVWGGNALVDNAGPESRVYLRREVIVWGDCVKLRYGSGPEDNPWLWEHMTKYARTLAKYFAGLRIDNCHSTPIHVAEHILDEARRVRPDLYVVAELFTGSEEMDYVFVKRLGLSSLIREAMQAWSTAELSRLVHRHGGRPIGSFEVDEVSKSDVRTPSSSPTRLKNGDTNGNAPRSREIIRAIKPSPVHALFMDCTHDNETPAQKRDARDTLPNAALVCMCSSATGSVMGYDEIYPKLVDLVNETRLYTSASSGSKPIKIGGGEDGIGGVKKLLNQIHTLMGKDGYDETHIHHEDQYITVHRVHPESRKGYFLIAHTAFPGYGNGNGDFSPVHLTGTKARHLGSWMLEVNASEEATKQAVSDKKYLRGLPSRVKDVPGIRMEVNGDDTTITVRDKFPPGSIALFETWIPAAEHSSGLDNYVTSGAKAAWSELSLSDLNFLMYRCEAEERAESDGRDGVYDIPGHGKLVYAGLQGWWSILNNIIKENNLAHPLCQNLRDGEWALDFILARLQRISSTPGNEAIAEPLRWLQERFDAIRKIPSFLLPRYFGLVLRTAYMASWERSLELMNSSVRDGQWFLQSLAMVSVQQVGYVKSASLWPNKLVPSLAAGLPHFAVEWARCWGRDVFIALRGLLLGTGRYDDAKEHILAFASVLKHGMIPNLLSSGDAPRYNSRDSIWFFLQCIQDYARFAPEGLDILKAKVKRRFLPYDDTWFPTDDERAYSKESTIEEIIQEALQRHATGMKYREANAGPQIDSQMKDEGFNQEIYVDWNNGIIFGGNQFNCGTWMDKMGESERAGSKGVPGTPRDGAAIEITGMLYSTLDWLAGLHGKGKYAYGSVEKPDGGSVSLADWASLLKSNFERCYYVPVSPEDDSKYDVNTTIVNRRGVYKDLYKSGKEYEDYQLRPNFAIAMTTAPALFDPDHAMHALCVADEALRGPQGMATLDPADLNYRPYYVNSEDSDDFATSKGRNYHQGPEWIWPTGFFLRALLKFDLKRRTTTEDRTEAFQQVTRRLGGCKKMIRESPWAGLQELTQKNGEYCADSSPTQAWSAGCLIDLYMDAMEEQTKA; the protein is encoded by the exons ATGAGCCCACCGCACACCATGACATCCAACGAGGTTTATTTGCTGCCGCTCAACGATGATGGCTCACCTCAGGTGCAGGGCGAATACATCTATCTCGCTCCCAGGTCTCAAGAGCCTGTGACGGTTCGCTTTGCCATCGAAGGTACCTCGTCCATCTGCCGTCATGGCAGCCTTTGGGTCAATATCCCCGACGAAGGCGTTGAATTCCGTCGTGATCATTTCCGCGAGTTTAA ACTTACACCCGATTTCAACCGCACACTCGAAATCTCCATTCCCATTCACCAACCTGGTGCCTATGCCTTCTACACAACCTACGCCGAGCTTCCCGATCTCAAGAATAAGCTAGAAACCAGCTCTGAGCAAAAGGACAACCTCAAGAAGACCCCTCTTTACTACATTGATGTTGCGCCCAGACTTAAGCTTGACGGCCGGCCCTTGCCGCTGCCTGCCCTGTCaattttctctgtcattagCAAGTTCATGGGCAAATACCCCAATGATTGGGAGCGTCATCTTCATGGTATCAGCGATCGTGGTTACAACATGATCCATTTTACTCCTCTCCAAGTGCGCGGTATATCCAACTCCCCGTATAGTTTATATGACCAGCTCGGCTGGGACCCAGCCTGTTTCCCCGCTGGCGAGGAGGATGTGCAGAAGATGGTAGACAGTCTTGAACGCAACCATTCTCTGCTGAGCTTGACGGACATTGTTTTAAATCACACAGCCAACAACACTAAATGGCTTGAGGAACATCCCGAGGCTGGTTACAATTTGATCACTGCCCCATGGCTCGAGTCTGCTTACCAACTCGACACAAGTCTCTTGGAGTTGAGTGACAACTTGGCGAAGCTTGGACTTCCTACCGAAGTAAAGTCTACCGACGATCTGCTGCTCATTATGAACGCCATCAAGACCGAAGTCCTCGCCAAGATTAGGCTATGGGAATACTATGCGCTCGACGTCGACCGAGATGCCGACGAGGCAGTCAAGGCGTTCTCCCAGGGACGTAAATACAGCTCTGAGGATAGCGCGGACTTCGAGAAAAAGTTGGACAATGCCAAGTCTGCGTCAGTCAAGGAGCAGGTTGATTTCTTCAGGGAAGTCGGTTTGGCTGGCACTGACCGAATGGGCGAGCGCTTCCGCAGGCGCGTGAAGCCAGACGTCGCTGCAAGCTTCTTGGCTGGTTCTTCTGACGAGAATGCTGCTAGAGCCAAGATCGTCGAGATTCTGAATATCCTCAATGTTGACTTCTACAAGGAGTATGACGCTGAAGTGGATGATATACTCCAACAGATCTTTAACAGGATCAAGTATGTTCGACTCGATGAACATGGCCCCAAACTTGGTAAGATTAACGAGGAGAACCCCCTGATTGAGCCTTATTTTACCCGGCTACCTAAAAACGACACAACAAACAAGCTCAAGCCCGAAGAGATGGCCCTGGTCAACAACGGATGGGTCTGGGGGGGTAATGCTCTGGTTGATAATGCTGGTCCTGAGTCAAGGGTCTACCTTCGACGAGAAGTCATCGTCTGGGGCGACTGTGTCAAGTTGCGATATGGCTCCGGGCCTGAAGACAACCCTTGGCTATGGGAGCATATGACCAAATACGCTCGCACGCTTGCCAAGTACTTTGCAGGCCTTCGTATTGACAACTGCCACTCTACACCGATCCACGTTGCTGAGCATATCCTCGATGAGGCGCGTCGCGTGCGACCCGACCTGTATGTAGTCGCTGAGCTGTTCACGGGGTCTGAAGAGATGGACTACGTATTTGTGAAGCGTCTCGGTCTCAGCTCACTCATTCGTGAGGCCATGCAGGCATGGAGTACCGCTGAACTCAGCCGGCTTGTGCACAGACACGGCGGTCGACCTATTGGAAGCTtcgaggttgatgaagtCTCAAAGTCGGACGTCCGCACTCCATCAAGCAGCCCGACAAGACTCAAGAACGGCGACACAAATGGAAATGCGCCCCGATCCAGAGAGATCATTCGAGCGATCAAGCCCAGTCCTGTACATGCTCTTTTCATGGACTGCACCCATGACAACGAGACACCAGCTCAAAAGCGTGATGCTCGCGACACTTTACCCAACGCTGCCCTTGTCTGCATGTGCTCTAGTGCTACTGGAAGTGTCATGGGTTACGACGAAATCTACCCCAAGCTCGTGGATCTGGTCAATGAGACTCGGCTCTATACCTCTGCCTCTTCCGGATCAAAGCCGATCAAGATAGGAGGCGGCGAGGACGGCATTGGCggtgtcaagaagcttctcaacCAGATCCACACCTTGATGGGCAAGGATGGATACGATGAAACTCATATCCATCACGAGGATCAGTACATTACTGTTCACCGAGTACACCCTGAATCTCGTAAGGGCTACTTTCTCATCGCACATACGGCCTTCCCAGGCTATGGTAATGGAAATGGTGACTTTAGCCCTGTTCATCTTACTGGTACCAAGGCTCGACACCTGGGCAGCTGGATGCTCGAGGTGAATGCCAGTGAGGAAGCGACGAAACAAGCGGTCAGTGACAAGAAATACCTGCGTGGCTTGCCTAGTCGGGTTAAGGACGTACCTGGTATTCGAATGGAAGTCAACGGTGACGATACCACAATCACCGTGCGTGACAAGTTCCCCCCAGGAAGTATCGCCCTCTTTGAGACCTGGATCCCTGCTGCTGAACATTCCTCCGGCTTGGACAACTATGTCACCTCAGGGGCCAAGGCGGCGTGGAGTGAACTCAGCTTGTCTGACCTCAACTTCCTTATGTACAGATGCGAAGCTGAGGAACGTGCCGAGAGCGATGGGAGAGATGGTGTTTACGATATTCCTGGGCATGGAAAGCTTGTTTATGCCGGCCTCCAGGGATGGTGGAGCATTCTCAATAACATCATCAAGGAAAACAACCTCGCTCATCCGTTATGTCAAAATCTTCGCGATGGTGAATGGGCTCTAGATTTCATTCTGGCAAGACTACAGAGAATCAGTTCTACCCCCGGAAACGAGGCTATTGCCGAGCCATTGAGATGGTTGCAAGAGCGCTTCGATGCGATCAGGAAGATTCCCAGTTTCCTGCTTCCTAGATACTTTGGCCTTGTTTTGCGCACTGCATACATGGCAAGTTGGGAGAGGTCTCTGGAGCTCATGAACTCCAGTGTGCGAGATGGGCAGTGGTTCCTGCAAAGTTTAGCAATGGTCAGTGTACAGCAGGTTGGCTATGTCAAGTCGGCATCTCTATGGCCTAACAAGTTGGTCCCTTCTCTGGCTGCTGGTCTTCCCCATTTTGCTGTGGAATGGGCCAGATGTTGGGGCCGAGATGTGTTTATTGCCCTCCGtggacttcttcttggcacTGGCCGTTACGATGACGCCAAGGAACATATCTTGGCGTTTGCCAGCGTGTTGAAGCACGGCATGATCCCCAACCTTCTTAGCAGTGGTGACGCGCCCAGGTACAATTCTCGAGATTCAATTTGGTTCTTCCTCCAGTGTATCCAAGACTACGCACGGTTCGCCCCCGAAGGTCTTGACAtcctcaaggccaaggtcaagcgCCGTTTCCTACCTTATGACGATACTTGGTTCCCTACCGATGACGAGAGGGCATACTCCAAGGAGAGTACCATTGAGGAGATAATTCAAGAAGCACTTCAAAGACATGCTACCGGAATGAAGTACCGGGAGGCCAATGCTGGCCCCCAGATTGATTCCCAAATGAAGGATGAAGGTTTCAATCAGGAGATTTATGTCGACTGGAACAATGGTATCATCTTTGGCGGCAACCAATTCAACTGCGGTACCTGGATGGACAAGATGGGCGAAAGTGAGCGAGCAGGCTCCAAGGGTGTTCCTGGTACTCCTCGTGATGGCGCTGCCATTGAGATTACCGGTATGCTATATAGCACTCTAGACTGGCTCGCTGGACTCCACGGAAAAGGCAAATACGCGTATGGGAGTGTGGAGAAACCCGATGGTGGCTCTGTCTCGCTCGCTGACTGGGCCAGTCTGCTCAAGAGCAACTTCGAGCGATGCTACTATGTTCCTGTCTCGCCTGAAGATGACTCCAAGTACGATGTCAACACTACTATTGTCAACCGGCGTGGAGTTTACAAAGATCTGTACAAGTCTGGCAAGGAGTACGAGGACTACCAACTGCGTCCTAACTTTGCCATCGCCATGACCACTGCACCGGCCCTCTTTGATCCCGATCACGCGATGCATGCTCTGTGTGTTGCTGACGAGGCTCTCCGAGGACCTCAAGGAATGGCGACTTTGGATCCTGCGGATCTTAACTACCGCCCTTACTACGTTAATAGCGAAGACAGTGATGATTTCGCAACAAGCAAGGGCCGCAACTATCACCAAGGACCTGAGTGGATCTGGCCCACTGGATTCTTCCTCCGAGCCCTCCTCAAGTTCGACCTCAAGAGGCGAACAACAACTGAAGATCGCACTGAGGCATTCCAGCAGGTTACCAGAAGGCTTGGCGGGTGCAAGAAGATGATCCGGGAGAGCCCTTGGGCTGGTCTTCAAGAGTTGACACAGAAGAACGGCGAATACTGCGCCGACTCT AGCCCTACACAAGCCTGGTCGGCTGGCTGTCTGATTGACTTGTACATGGACGCTATGGAAGAACAGACCAAGGCATAA
- a CDS encoding hypothetical protein (BUSCO:13300at5125), translating into MAIDNVKTDTVTVEGKEYRTVTEGKATILVPQGAKIGEDRGEVQQVFYNPIQQYNRDLSVLAIKTYGEMSLEKRKEQYESRMKKQGKKRKRGDDVQKPTENAKESTPQDEPQATEEVAKPDVADPTQSKKEYKPSFRILDALSASGLRALRYAHELPFVTSVKANDLSDTAADSIRMNAKHNGLEDKINVTQGDALALMYRGIADDLSNRDKAGSPGKANKFDVIDLDPYGTAAPFFDAAVQSVKDDGGLLCITCTDSAVWAGHSYCEKTFALYGGIPIKGMHSHEAGLRLVLNAVATSAARYGLTIEPLLSLSIDFYTKFFVKVIKSPQSVKFLASKTMLVYSCDAGCGAWETQHMLRSKPAPNKKGNGAFYKHTMAQGPSADRHCEHCGLKMHINGPMYGGHIHSQEFIERLIEQIPKADRSIYGTMPRLEGMLRTALEENLPGPEVKEPVDPKDAQLAAIDNYPFFIIPSRLANVVSCVTPSEDMVRGALIHLGYRTARSHCRPGSIKTDAPWSTIWWVITEWIRQKSPIKESSIKKNSAAWKILTDAGIIGQEKLETTEETVKDDSAMEGVEQNLPEAAEAAEASSASAQNGEDSTVPSEMELRKTLVFDESLARLARRRGEQKYVRYQMNPRENWGPLAKAARR; encoded by the coding sequence ATGGCGATCGATAACGTCAAGACGGACACCGTGACTGTCGAGGGGAAAGAGTACAGGACTGTCACGGAGGGAAAGGCGACTATTCTGGTCCCGCAAGGTGCCAAGATTGGCGAGGACCGTGGGGAAGTTCAGCAGGTCTTCTACAACCCTATTCAGCAGTACAATCGCGATTTGTCTGTCCTCGCCATCAAGACATACGGCGAGATGTCCttagagaagagaaaagaacaaTATGAATCAAGAATGAAGAAGCAAGGAAAGAAGCGAAAGCGCGGCGACGATGTTCAAAAGCCCACCGAGAATGCTAAGGAATCCACACCTCAGGATGAGCCGCAAGCAACTGAAGAAGTTGCAAAGCCCGATGTTGCCGATCCCACCCAATCAAAGAAGGAGTACAAGCCCTCTTTCCGCATTTTGGATGCCCTGTCTGCGTCGGGATTGCGAGCGCTTCGATATGCCCACGAATTACCCTTTGTCACCTCTGTCAAAGCCAATGATTTGTCGGATACAGCCGCCGATTCGATCAGGATGAATGCAAAGCACAACGGACTGGAGGATAAGATCAATGTCACTCAAGGTGACGCACTTGCGCTCATGTACCGTGGGATTGCGGACGATCTATCGAACAGGGATAAGGCAGGAAGTCCAGGCAAGGCCAACAAGTTTGATGTCATCGATCTTGATCCTTATGGCACCGCTGCGCCATTCTTTGACGCTGCTGTGCAATCCGTGAAGGATGATGGCGGCCTTCTCTGCATCACTTGCACCGACAGTGCGGTATGGGCCGGACACAGTTATTGCGAGAAGACATTTGCGCTATATGGTGGAATCCCTATCAAGGGCATGCACTCCCATGAGGCCGGCCTACGACTTGTTCTCAACGCTGTGGCCACGTCTGCAGCTCGCTACGGATTGACGATTGAACCTCTTCTCTCGCTCTCTATCGACTTCTACACAAAGTTCTTCGTCAAGGTGATAAAGTCGCCCCAGTCGGTCAAATTCCTTGCTTCAAAGACCATGTTGGTCTATAGCTGCGATGCAGGTTGCGGTGCTTGGGAAACACAGCATATGTTGAGGAGTAAGCCTGCACCAAATAAGAAAGGCAATGGAGCCTTTTACAAGCACACTATGGCTCAGGGTCCATCAGCCGATCGACATTGTGAGCACTGCGGACTGAAAATGCACATCAACGGCCCTATGTATGGTGGACATATTCACTCTCAGGAGTTCATCGAGAGACTTATCGAACAGATTCCAAAGGCCGACCGTTCCATTTACGGCACGATGCCCAGACTCGAGGGCATGTTGCGGACAGCTCTGGAAGAGAACCTGCCAGGTCCTGAGGTGAAGGAGCCCGTGGATCCTAAAGATGCTCAGCTTGCGGCTATCGACAACTACCCTTTCTTTATCATCCCAAGCCGTTTGGCTAATGTAGTGAGCTGCGTGACACCTAGCGAGGATATGGTTCGAGGAGCGTTGATACATCTGGGTTACCGAACCGCCAGAAGCCACTGCCGACCAGGAAGTATCAAGACGGACGCTCCGTGGTCCACAATCTGGTGGGTTATTACGGAATGGATCCGCCAAAAGTCGCCTATCAAGGAATCTAGCATCAAGAAAAACTCAGCAGCATGGAAGATTCTGACTGATGCTGGAATCATCGGACAGGAGAAGCTTGAGACTACAGAGGAGACAGTCAAAGACGACTCCGCAATGGAGGGCGTGGAACAGAACCTACCTGAAGCCGCTGAAGCCGCTGAAGCCAGCTCCGCAAGTGCACAGAACGGAGAAGATAGCACTGTTCCTAGTGAAATGGAGCTGCGCAAGACCCTAGTCTTTGATGAGAGCCTGGCACGTCTGGCTCGCAGACGTGGAGAGCAGAAGTACGTACGATACCAGATGAATCCACGAGAAAATTGGGGTCCTTTGGCGAAGGCGGCCCGCCGATAG
- a CDS encoding hypothetical protein (TransMembrane:1 (o145-168i)~BUSCO:54026at5125), with protein MADQGGAGAAAPMTTIVPFNNQQVLPACAAACGPLYDANGACVPPQVAADAGPKAYTSCFCLDQRVAAFKTATQGVCDEACGAEGLSSIAGWFRSMCGTAAKTNGGSTQQNGQGSTATTAGDSSSTAGSRLSNNEGGGDWISNHWQWVIMIVVLVVGITAIWVGACIWRRRYLKKKDRQSHLIQKHSGSASRPSWGPGMEASEGGLPYDDESNRNSHGLMLPGATAGAVEEEPKEKKRWIVRDRT; from the exons ATGG CCGACCAAGGAGGAGCTGGCGCTGCAGCCCCCATGACTACCATCGTCCCTTTCAACAATCAGCAAGTCCTTCCAGCTTGTGCCGCCGCCTGTGGCCCTCTCTACGATGCCAACGGCGCCTGTGTTCCACCCCAAGTAGCCGCTGATGCCGGTCCCAAGGCCTACACATCATGTTTCTGTCTCGACCAGCGAGTCGCCGCTTTCAAGACAGCGACCCAGGGTGTATGTGATGAAGCATGTGGTGCAGAAGGTCTTTCCTCAATCGCTGGCTGGTTTCGCAGCATGTGTGGAACCGCAGCCAAGACGAATGGGGGATCAACACAACAAAATGGACAGGGTTCAACAGCTACGACGGCTGGAGATTCTTCATCAACCGCTGGTTCAAGGCTTTCCAACAACGAGGGTGGTGGTGACTG GATCTCAAACCATTGGCAGTGGGTCATCATGATCGTTGTTCTCGTTGTCGGCATCACCGCTATCTGGGTCGGTGCCTGCATTTGGCGTCGCCGTTACCTTAAGAAGAAGGATCGCCAATCTCATCTCATTCAAAAGCATTCCGGTTCCGCCTCGCGACCATCTTGGGGTCCCGGTATGGAGGCCTCTGAGGGCGGCCTGCCTTACGACGACGAATCGAACCGAAATTCGCATGGCCTCATGCTCCCTGGTGCTACCGCTGGTGCTGTAGAAGAGGAgccaaaggagaagaagcgatGGATCGTCCGCGACCGAACATGA
- a CDS encoding hypothetical protein (BUSCO:11608at5125): MTSTASEPVATILCNSKQTRFQITNHRELDIEGVNIIVTSGDKATTKGKAKGKSDGIEILSAAKLRLKEGQQYALVGRNGTGKSTLLKAIAEKLIPGIPEETKIAILQQTKLTDEIEGQDSNLTDGSQSSVLEQVIEKATAKHAIEQDIKGLAEGINSSDPFAPVQALRQHKHQKHQERLFRLDKDARLRSGARGMQARKALTAYEKVVAESNELLRQSSRDISPETLQTETQEAVDMLADLQLQMDPTRVSEIESKAKKILTGLGFSEVLIQKPISSLSGGWHMRASLATALVQETDILILDEPTNFLDLLGIIWLQRYLQGLQDDDNPPTLILVSHDRDFTSLCTDLLILKDKQLTYFHGDLPTYEESQSERKQWLTTMKEAQDKQKAHIEKSIAANMKAGKANDDTNKLRQAKSRQKKLDNRWGLQVSAKGGRFKLNRDLAGYHLTAREEIDIPPEDRPVVVNLPEPPDLRFPGALISLENVSFRYSSKTPLVVQDINLSVGMGDRIGILGLNGAGKSTLIKLLVEDTRPTAGTLTTHPRLKLGYYSQHAVEALQTLGRSEPTLTALALLTREVEGELTEGDIRGLLGQLGLPGRIASDVPLCKLSGGQVVRCELARLFWRRPHCLVLDEVTTHLDYETVTALREALREWEGAVILVSHDRWFMRGVIEGAMEEDEETDGDEDEESARRRVVYRLKGGNMSTLENGVDAFEQLMEKRVKKLLQG; this comes from the exons ATGACCTCAACGGCATCAGAACCTGTAGCCACCATCCTCTGCAACTCCAAGCAAACGCGTTTCCAAATCACCAACCATCGCGAA CTCGACATCGAAGGTGTGAATATCATTGTAACTTCGGGCGACAAAGCAACCACCAAGGGAAAGGCCAAGGGGAAAAGTGATGGCATCGAAATTCTTTCTGCTGCCAAGCTTCGGCTGAAAGAGGGACAACAATATGCCCTGGTAGGACGCAATGGGACAGGGAAGTCCA CACTCCTCAAAGCAATCGCCGAAAAGCTCATCCCTGGTATCCCAGAAGAAACAAAAATTGCTATCCTACAGCAGACTAAACTCACTGATGAAATAGAGGGGCAAGATTCAAACCTAACCGATGGTAGTCAGTCATCTGTATTGGAGCAAGTCATTGAAAAAGCGACCGCCAAACATGCCATTGAACAAGACATCAAAG GCCTTGCAGAGGGTATAAATTCGTCTGATCCATTTGCCCCCGTACAGGCCTTGAGGCAGCACAAACACCAAAAGCATCAAGAGCGTCTTTTTCGTTTAGATAAAGATGCTCGACTTCGTAGCGGCGCCCGCGGCATGCAAGCCCGAAAAGCCCTTACAGCATATGAAAAAGTTGTAGCAGAGTCGAATGAGTT GCTTCGGCAGTCAAGCCGAGATATTTCCCCTGAAACGCTCCAAACCGAGACCCAAGAAGCAGTCGATATGCTTGCAGATCTCCAACTTCAAATGGACCCAACCCGCGTATCGGAGATCGAATCAAAGGCAAAAAAGATCCTTACAGGTCTAGGCTTCTCTGAGGTCCTCATTCAAAAACCGATCTCAAGCTTATCTGGCGGCTGGCACATGCGCGCTTCTCTTGCAACAGCCCTCGTCCAAGAAACAGACATCCTGATCCTTGACGAACCCACCAATTTCCTCGACCTTTTAGGAATTATATGGCTCCAGCGCTATCTCCAAGGTCTGCAAGACGATGATAATCCTCCTACTCTTATTCTCGTATCGCACGATCGCGATTTTACCTCTCTTTGCACCGAtcttctcatcctcaagGACAAGCAACTCACTTACTTCCACGGCGACTTACCCACCTACGAGGAGTCGCAGAGTGAGCGTAAACAATGGCTGACCACTATGAAAGAAGCACAAGATAAGCAGAAGGCGCATATCGAAAAGTCCATCGCGGCCAACATGAAAGCTGGCAAGGCAAACGATGACACCAATAAGTTGCGCCAGGCCAAGTCTCGTCAGAAGAAACTCGATAATCGCTGGGGTTTGCAGGTCAGTGCCAAAGGAGGTCgcttcaagctcaacagaGATCTTGCAGGCTATCATTTGACAGCACGTGAGGAAATTGATATTCCACCGGAGGATCGTCCTGTCGTAGTGAATCTTCCTGAGCCACCTGATCTGCGCTTTCCTGGCGCTCTGATATCATTGGAGAATGTGTCTTTCCGCTACTCATCCAAAACCCCTCTTGTTGTGCAAGATATCAACCTATCTGTCGGCATGGGAGATCGTATCGGTATCCTCGGTCTCAATGGCGCTGGCAAGTCGACGCTTATAAAACTTCTGGTGGAAGACACTCGACCGACAGCAGGAACTCTGACGACGCATCCCCGACTGAAACTGGGGTATTACTCCCAACACGCTGTTGAAGCTCTACAGACCCTTGGTCGCTCAGAGCCTACACTTACAGCTCTCGCTCTCCTCACTCGAGAAGTCGAGGGTGAGCTTACGGAAGGAGATATCCGCGGTCTTCTGGGCCAGCTCGGTCTTCCGGGCCGAATCGCATCAGACGTGCCACTTTGTAAACTCTCGGGAGGACAGGTTGTGCGCTGCGAACTAGCTCGTCTATTCTGGAGACGACCTCAttgccttgttcttgatgaagTCACCACTCATCTTGACTACGAAACCGTTACGGCACTTCGAGAAGCATTGAGGGAGTGGGAGGGTGCTGTGATTCTTGTGAGTCACGACCGGTGGTTTATGCGCGGCGTGATTGAGGGTGCGAtggaggaggacgaggaaaCAGATggggatgaggacgaggagagTGCGAGAAGACGAGTCGTTTATAGACTGAAAGGGGGTAATATGAGCACGTTAGAGAATGGCGTGGATGCATTTGAGCAGCTGATGGAGAAGAGGGTCAAGAAGTTACTTCAGGGCTAG
- a CDS encoding hypothetical protein (BUSCO:32036at5125), which yields MSSPSAASLAIETLNVEDVSFTDENLTWTSTGTSESTSRHELVLVREVKSSAESPSHYLLFLLKEDQGNKEHPCSLSILKTNEIPSELRSITLAELPPHLKHDSANERGITNQVDVVVSVKSGVGQALRVWQDVLKPLWESFTGDSEKQQYRLIQTDSAETVPDYARHLWASEERSKTKTVVLLSGDGGVVDLLNGSDGDKVPRIPPTIALLPLGTGNALFHSTHKPLYTESGPSPLTLGLRTIFQGVGVNLPVFRASFSPGSRIVKFTGKVTPANDPNQMKKEETSITHLQGAIVASYGFHASIVYESDTPEYRVHGDKRFGMVAAELLKESHPYAAKVSIRRHGSATFEDIPREEHAYVLAVLVSNLERTFTISPSTRPLQSQLRLVHFGPIGGDRTMDVMMKAYNGGKHIGMDWPDGERVGYDEVDEVKISVLESDERWRKVCIDGTIVEIPKGGDMAIKMIGRDLFKILASPRVLEDRV from the coding sequence atgtCCTCTCCATCGGCAGCGTCTCTTGCAATTGAAACTCTAAACGTCGAAGATGTTTCATTCACCGATGAGAACCTCACGTGGACTAGCACCGGGACATCCGAGAGCACGTCGCGCCATGAGCTTGTGTTAGTTCGGGAGGTCAAATCAAGCGCAGAGTCGCCGTCGCAttatcttctcttcttgctcaaagaagatcaaggtaATAAAGAGCACCCGTGTAGTCTCTCAATTCTGAAAACAAACGAGATTCCCTCGGAGCTTCGCAGCATTACACTAGCAGAGCTTCCCCCTCATTTGAAGCACGATTCTGCTAACGAGCGTGGTATCACAAATCAAGTGGACGTTGTGGTCTCTGTGAAATCTGGAGTAGGACAAGCCTTGAGAGTCTGGCAAGATGTACTGAAACCTCTTTGGGAATCGTTCACAGGCGACTCTGAAAAACAGCAATATCGTCTCATACAGACTGATAGTGCAGAGACCGTTCCAGATTATGCACGCCACTTGTGGGCTTCAGAGGAGCGTTCAAAGACGAAGACTGTTGTTCTTCTCAGTGGAGACGGCGGCGTCGTAGACCTCCTCAATGGCTCTGATGGAGATAAAGTACCCCGAATTCCACCCACAATTGCGCTACTCCCTCTCGGAACTGGAAATGCCCTTTTCCATTCAACCCATAAACCTCTATACACCGAATCAGGCCCAAGCCCGCTTACACTTGGACTCCGAACGATATTTCAAGGGGTAGGCGTTAATCTTCCTGTATTCCGAGCCTCATTTTCACCAGGATCTCGAATCGTCAAATTCACGGGCAAAGTCACTCCAGCCAATGACCCAaaccagatgaagaaggaggaaaCTTCCATCACACATCTACAGGGGGCTATCGTTGCTAGCTACGGTTTTCACGCGAGTATTGTTTATGAAAGTGATACCCCCGAGTACCGCGTTCACGGTGACAAACGGTTTGGCATGGTTGCCGCTGAGCTATTGAAAGAGTCTCATCCCTATGCTGCAAAGGTATCTATCCGTCGTCATGGTTCTGCCACCTTTGAAGACATTCCTCGCGAAGAGCATGCCTACGTGCTCGCAGTTCTTGTCTCAAATCTCGAACGAACATTCACAATATCGCCTTCCACTCGACCTTTGCAATCGCAGCTTCGCCTTGTTCACTTTGGACCCATCGGCGGTGATCGGACGATGGATGTCATGATGAAGGCGTACAACGGGGGCAAACACATCGGCATGGATTGGCCTGATGGAGAACGTGTAGGTTATGACGAAGTGGACGAGGTTAAGATTTCGGTCTTGGAGAGTGATGAGAGGTGGCGAAAGGTGTGCATTGATGGGACGATTGTTGAAATACCTAAAGGGGGAGATATGGCCATCAAGATGATAGGCCGTGACCTTTTTAAGATCCTAGCAAGTCCCCGGGTTCTGGAAGATCGCGTCTAA